Proteins from a genomic interval of Enterococcus faecium:
- a CDS encoding YigZ family protein gives MIERYRTIKENGQSEIEIKKSRFICSLRRIESEDQAKSFIQEIKKEHWKANHNCSAFIIGEKNEIQRSSDDGEPSGTAGVPMLEVLKKNQLINVAAVVTRYFGGTKLGTGGLIRAYTHAVSQALSDIGIVEGTLQQEISVMITYPQLGKLQNYLELQHFFIKEIQYTDQVSVICAVDEKSADHFKESIIELLNGQVQFEEGSVSYHEQLITDHI, from the coding sequence ATGATCGAGCGCTATCGTACAATAAAAGAAAATGGACAAAGTGAGATTGAGATCAAAAAATCACGCTTTATCTGTTCTCTTAGACGAATAGAATCAGAGGACCAAGCAAAAAGTTTCATTCAAGAAATAAAAAAAGAACATTGGAAAGCGAACCATAACTGCAGCGCCTTCATCATTGGAGAAAAAAATGAAATCCAGCGAAGCAGCGATGATGGAGAACCAAGTGGAACGGCGGGCGTACCGATGTTGGAAGTCCTCAAAAAAAATCAACTGATCAATGTAGCTGCAGTAGTCACTCGATATTTTGGAGGAACGAAACTCGGCACAGGCGGATTAATACGAGCATACACTCATGCGGTCTCTCAAGCATTGTCTGACATTGGAATCGTAGAAGGTACCTTGCAACAGGAGATCTCTGTGATGATCACGTATCCGCAACTAGGAAAATTACAGAATTATCTTGAACTCCAACATTTTTTTATAAAAGAAATCCAATATACTGATCAAGTTAGCGTCATCTGTGCTGTAGATGAAAAAAGTGCTGACCACTTTAAAGAATCCATCATTGAGCTGCTGAACGGACAAGTCCAATTTGAAGAGGGTTCTGTTTCTTATCACGAGCAACTGATAACTGATCATATATAA
- a CDS encoding DUF7662 domain-containing protein: MQERMKKYDAITHYLKNNGGSQVTLTFTQFDELLFPSNGLPKTARESTDWWANDYKHPEKGAYGWINAGYEVVVINLDKEYVVFNKLVKSSWLFD, from the coding sequence ATGCAGGAACGAATGAAAAAGTACGATGCAATTACGCATTATTTGAAGAACAATGGCGGCTCTCAAGTAACGTTGACCTTTACCCAATTTGACGAACTGCTGTTTCCCAGTAACGGGCTTCCCAAAACAGCAAGGGAAAGTACAGATTGGTGGGCAAATGATTATAAACACCCTGAAAAAGGTGCCTATGGCTGGATAAATGCAGGCTATGAAGTAGTTGTCATCAATTTGGACAAAGAATATGTCGTGTTCAATAAATTAGTGAAATCTAGTTGGCTATTTGATTAA